A part of Armatimonadota bacterium genomic DNA contains:
- a CDS encoding polyprenyl synthetase family protein — MSGPSSTGSGLDQIYAPVAEDLGHLARLLRRELASSDPFISGLVDHVLSAQGKLIRPALALLSASACGGADDQRLHLAATVELVHVASLIHDDIIDAADLRRGVPTVNERWGNQIAVLVGDYMFATAFRLASRIRHARVAPALAEASVLMSRSEIMAASPGDRPHEDEARYYAIIEGKTAALFSAACRCGALLAGAPPDAADAMAEFGLRWGVAFQITDDALDLVGDPGLLGKPTGSDASTGKITLPVIAALRNAPGPDRDRLLSMLKRPSDPGSRDEMRGLLVRHGGLRYAMDAAQRSADAAAAALDALPDGPAKASLLRLADFVVARTR, encoded by the coding sequence ATGTCTGGCCCCTCCTCCACGGGAAGCGGCCTCGATCAGATCTACGCGCCTGTGGCCGAGGACCTCGGGCACCTTGCCCGGCTTCTGCGGAGAGAGCTTGCATCCAGCGATCCCTTCATATCCGGCCTGGTGGATCACGTGCTGTCGGCTCAGGGGAAGCTGATCCGCCCGGCGCTGGCGCTGCTCAGCGCGAGCGCCTGCGGCGGGGCAGACGATCAGCGGCTCCATCTGGCCGCGACCGTGGAACTGGTGCACGTCGCCTCGCTGATCCACGACGACATCATTGACGCCGCCGACCTCCGCAGGGGGGTTCCCACCGTAAACGAGCGCTGGGGTAACCAGATCGCGGTCCTGGTCGGCGATTACATGTTTGCCACCGCCTTTCGTCTGGCGAGCCGCATCCGGCATGCGCGGGTCGCGCCGGCGCTCGCAGAGGCCTCGGTGTTGATGAGCCGCTCCGAGATCATGGCGGCCTCTCCCGGCGACCGCCCGCACGAGGACGAGGCCCGCTACTACGCGATCATCGAGGGCAAGACCGCGGCCCTGTTCTCCGCCGCGTGCCGGTGTGGCGCACTGCTCGCCGGTGCGCCGCCGGATGCGGCCGACGCGATGGCCGAGTTCGGCCTGCGTTGGGGGGTGGCGTTTCAGATTACCGACGACGCCCTCGACCTGGTCGGAGATCCGGGGTTGCTCGGGAAGCCCACCGGGAGCGACGCGAGCACGGGCAAGATCACGCTGCCGGTGATCGCCGCGCTGCGCAACGCGCCCGGGCCCGACCGTGACCGGCTGCTCAGTATGCTGAAACGGCCGTCGGACCCCGGGTCGCGCGATGAGATGCGTGGCCTCCTGGTTCGGCACGGCGGGCTCCGATACGCAATGGATGCGGCGCAGAGGTCAGCGGATGCCGCCGCCGCGGCCCTGGATGCGCTGCCCGACGGCCCGGCGAAGGCAAGTCTGCTGCGCCTGGCGGACTTCGTCGTGGCCAGGACCCGCTGA
- a CDS encoding GAF domain-containing sensor histidine kinase: MPSLTSLYWVPAAVAFGVGAHLAVTFLLLLRYLDTRGRPLLWWAAAYGFLTAHQVAEVILDAAASPTWMAGRHLPKLAAALLLLGSFPVHGRLLLSASAAAVLALPAAWVLALLVHPWPWGALAPSVVAGVLFIAAARLYDSVEEPRRDPATRLVTWGLALTGLLALGFPFVRPQEWGSLAVALLSGLSTLMIGVGWIVRFWRDTRELELLNAIAGALNRLTNVGESAHEALRLVARLLGIEAGWVFLRDGDHLSLAAWFGLPAPLAAEANLRMGGDCHCLRLLAEDRLPLAVNAVDCQRLAQVGVAHTRHASVPLRASTRTLGLMNLVLPGGRNFSERELQMLSTVGHQIGLAVERGQLFDEVAAKERTRGELLDKLITAHEDERRRIARELHDEAGQALTALIVNLELAAQEESPDRVRTHLIQLRDLAERTLAEIRRLIYDLRPSILDDLGLVAALRWYAKSLLDPRGITWSLTVSGIASRLPPAMETVAFRLVQEALVNVQRHSRATAVNVSLALVGRELRVRIEDNGQGFDAQRIRTAGRDGGFGLIGMRERVELVGGRWEAHSRPGAGTIITATLPLREAGAEQ, from the coding sequence GTGCCGAGTCTGACCTCGTTGTACTGGGTGCCTGCCGCGGTTGCCTTCGGCGTGGGCGCGCACCTGGCCGTCACATTTCTCCTTCTGTTGCGCTACCTCGACACGCGCGGCCGGCCCTTGCTCTGGTGGGCGGCGGCGTACGGATTCCTGACGGCGCACCAGGTGGCGGAGGTGATCCTGGACGCGGCCGCCTCCCCGACGTGGATGGCAGGCCGGCACCTGCCGAAGCTGGCCGCCGCGCTGCTGCTGTTGGGTTCGTTCCCGGTCCACGGGCGCCTCCTGCTATCAGCCTCGGCGGCGGCCGTCCTCGCTCTCCCCGCGGCCTGGGTGCTGGCGCTGCTGGTGCACCCGTGGCCGTGGGGGGCGCTTGCGCCGTCCGTCGTCGCGGGCGTGCTGTTCATCGCGGCCGCGCGGCTATACGACAGCGTCGAGGAACCCCGGCGCGACCCCGCCACCCGACTGGTTACCTGGGGGCTCGCGCTGACAGGGTTGCTGGCGCTGGGCTTTCCCTTCGTGCGGCCGCAGGAGTGGGGCAGTCTTGCCGTGGCGCTGCTCTCGGGGCTATCCACCCTGATGATCGGCGTGGGGTGGATCGTACGGTTCTGGCGCGACACCCGCGAACTCGAACTGCTGAACGCGATCGCCGGCGCGTTGAACCGGCTGACCAACGTCGGGGAGTCGGCCCATGAGGCGCTTCGGCTGGTGGCGCGGCTGCTGGGCATTGAGGCCGGGTGGGTCTTTCTGCGGGATGGCGACCATCTGAGCCTTGCCGCCTGGTTCGGGCTGCCCGCGCCGCTTGCCGCGGAGGCGAACTTGAGGATGGGCGGGGACTGCCACTGCCTGCGCCTGCTGGCCGAGGACCGGCTACCACTTGCCGTGAACGCCGTGGATTGCCAGCGGCTGGCGCAGGTGGGAGTCGCCCACACCCGACACGCCAGCGTTCCGCTGCGCGCGAGCACGCGCACACTGGGGTTGATGAACCTGGTGCTGCCGGGCGGGCGCAACTTCAGCGAACGCGAGCTGCAGATGCTCTCGACGGTGGGCCATCAGATCGGCCTTGCCGTGGAGCGCGGGCAGTTGTTCGACGAGGTGGCCGCGAAGGAGCGCACCCGCGGGGAACTGCTCGACAAACTGATCACGGCCCACGAAGACGAGCGGAGGCGCATAGCCCGCGAACTCCACGATGAAGCCGGGCAGGCCCTGACGGCCCTGATCGTGAACCTCGAGCTCGCCGCCCAGGAGGAATCACCGGACCGGGTCCGGACCCACCTCATCCAGTTGCGGGACCTGGCCGAGAGGACGCTGGCCGAGATCCGCCGGCTGATCTACGACCTGCGGCCGTCCATCCTGGACGACCTGGGGCTCGTCGCTGCTCTGCGCTGGTACGCCAAGTCCCTGCTCGATCCCCGTGGCATCACCTGGTCGCTTACCGTGAGCGGCATCGCCAGCCGCCTTCCGCCGGCGATGGAAACCGTGGCGTTCCGGTTGGTGCAGGAGGCGTTGGTGAACGTGCAGCGCCACTCCCGGGCCACGGCCGTCAACGTCAGTCTGGCTCTGGTCGGGAGGGAGTTGCGCGTCCGCATTGAAGACAACGGCCAGGGTTTTGACGCCCAGAGGATCCGTACGGCGGGCCGCGACGGCGGTTTCGGTCTCATTGGGATGCGCGAGCGCGTCGAACTGGTAGGGGGCCGATGGGAGGCTCACTCAAGACCCGGGGCAGGCACGATCATCACGGCGACGCTGCCGCTGCGCGAGGCCGGGGCGGAGCAGTGA
- a CDS encoding response regulator transcription factor: MGGSLKTRGRHDHHGDAAAARGRGGAVKRVRVVIVDDHAIVREGVRMILAAHADIQVVAEADTGVQAIALVESVHPDVVVMDLSMPGMNGIEATRQIRERMPDVRVLALTMHEDEHYVFQLLRAGASGYVLKRGAATDLVDAVRAASRGEAFLYPSVARTVVQDYLRRLDSGEAERRRFDGLTTREREVLALIAEGLTNQGIASRLYISIKTVQTHRAHIFEKLGLHDRTELVRYAIRKGLIEP; encoded by the coding sequence ATGGGAGGCTCACTCAAGACCCGGGGCAGGCACGATCATCACGGCGACGCTGCCGCTGCGCGAGGCCGGGGCGGAGCAGTGAAGAGAGTCCGCGTGGTCATCGTGGACGATCATGCCATCGTCCGCGAAGGGGTGCGCATGATCCTGGCGGCGCACGCCGACATCCAGGTCGTCGCAGAGGCAGACACCGGAGTGCAGGCCATCGCGCTGGTCGAGTCGGTGCATCCCGACGTGGTTGTGATGGATCTCAGCATGCCTGGCATGAACGGCATCGAGGCCACCCGCCAGATCCGCGAGCGGATGCCCGACGTCCGCGTTCTGGCGCTCACGATGCACGAGGACGAGCACTACGTGTTTCAGTTGCTGCGCGCCGGAGCGTCCGGGTACGTGTTGAAGCGCGGCGCGGCCACCGACCTGGTGGACGCGGTCCGCGCAGCGAGCCGAGGAGAGGCGTTTCTCTACCCTTCGGTCGCCCGGACCGTGGTCCAGGATTACCTCAGGCGCCTGGACAGCGGGGAGGCCGAGCGCCGGCGGTTCGACGGGCTGACCACGCGAGAACGCGAGGTGCTCGCTCTCATCGCAGAAGGGCTTACGAACCAGGGCATCGCGAGCCGCCTCTACATCAGCATCAAGACAGTGCAGACGCACCGTGCCCACATCTTCGAGAAGCTCGGGCTGCACGACCGAACCGAGCTGGTACGCTACGCGATCCGGAAGGGACTCATCGAGCCGTAG
- a CDS encoding class II aldolase/adducin family protein has protein sequence MNFATAGHPRTSGQRWFADGLRRVLLAHGFDETSPDQAPRVVLHFVDLGALRPFRRRAQATFVVSVIEGPLPTGEILPALYPLLVRTLSNMVLYLLPEGSGARAYVVTLEQGFFAVDWTDDQAFFDRIFDRMYPLASAQLVISNEFHADLEEALWEGDELTAALAEAGRRLDALNLLPAAFPIEELLPPRDLAHVRRLFGIGGLSYGNLSVRKDAHRYWMSASGVNKGAMRVVGRDMLMVKGYDPERNLILLSVPPGIEPRRVSVDAIEHWMIYTAHPGVSAIIHVHSWMEGVTSTQVQYPCGTLQLAQAVAELVRDSPDPHRAVIGLRNHGLTITGPSLADILGRIEGRLLVRVPML, from the coding sequence ATGAACTTCGCCACTGCCGGTCATCCACGAACCTCCGGGCAGAGATGGTTCGCCGACGGTCTGCGGCGAGTGCTCCTGGCGCACGGATTCGATGAAACCTCCCCAGACCAGGCACCCAGGGTCGTGCTCCATTTCGTGGACCTGGGGGCCCTCCGTCCATTCCGCCGCAGGGCGCAGGCAACGTTCGTCGTCTCGGTCATTGAGGGCCCGCTTCCCACCGGGGAGATCCTGCCGGCGCTATACCCCCTACTGGTGCGCACCCTGAGCAACATGGTGCTGTACCTGCTGCCGGAGGGGAGCGGGGCGCGCGCCTACGTGGTGACGCTGGAGCAGGGCTTCTTTGCCGTGGACTGGACCGACGATCAGGCGTTCTTCGACCGCATCTTCGACCGGATGTACCCCCTGGCATCGGCACAGCTCGTGATCAGCAACGAGTTCCACGCGGACCTGGAGGAGGCGCTCTGGGAAGGGGACGAACTCACGGCCGCGCTGGCAGAGGCCGGACGGCGCCTGGACGCGCTGAACCTGCTTCCCGCGGCCTTTCCCATCGAGGAGTTGCTGCCTCCGCGCGACCTCGCGCACGTCCGGCGGCTGTTCGGCATAGGTGGGCTGTCCTATGGGAACCTCAGCGTGCGCAAGGACGCCCACCGCTACTGGATGAGCGCCAGCGGTGTCAACAAGGGTGCGATGCGCGTCGTGGGCCGCGACATGCTCATGGTCAAGGGGTACGACCCGGAGCGCAATCTGATCCTGCTCAGCGTGCCGCCTGGGATCGAGCCCCGCCGCGTCTCAGTGGACGCCATCGAGCATTGGATGATCTACACGGCCCACCCCGGGGTGAGCGCCATCATCCATGTCCACTCGTGGATGGAGGGTGTCACCTCGACGCAGGTGCAGTACCCGTGCGGCACCCTGCAACTCGCCCAGGCCGTGGCCGAGCTCGTGCGGGACAGTCCAGATCCCCACCGCGCGGTGATCGGCCTGCGCAATCACGGCCTGACAATAACGGGCCCGAGCCTGGCCGACATCCTCGGCCGCATCGAAGGGCGGCTGCTCGTGCGGGTGCCGATGCTATAG